In one window of Armatimonadota bacterium DNA:
- the kdsB gene encoding 3-deoxy-manno-octulosonate cytidylyltransferase, with amino-acid sequence MAQVIGIIPARYGSTRFPGKPLADLLGKPMIQHVYERSSKARCLERLLVATDDQRILDAVAAFGGEAVMTSPDHPTGTDRLAEAAAELAVEIVVNIQGDEPLIEPSVIDALAAPLIEDSSIPMGTLMSRITEPADLHDPNVVKVVVDRNSFALYFSRTLIPYAREVKTEDVMYYYHPGLYVYRKDFLLTYASLPPTPLEKTEKLEQLRAMEHGYRIKVVETAHRPVSVDTPHDLEHVKHLMQRGR; translated from the coding sequence ATGGCACAAGTCATCGGCATCATTCCCGCCCGCTACGGGTCAACGCGCTTCCCCGGCAAGCCGCTGGCCGACCTCTTGGGCAAGCCGATGATTCAGCACGTCTACGAGCGCTCGAGCAAGGCGCGCTGCCTGGAACGACTGCTGGTGGCCACCGACGACCAGCGCATCCTCGACGCCGTGGCCGCGTTCGGCGGCGAGGCCGTCATGACCAGCCCCGATCACCCGACCGGGACGGATCGCTTAGCCGAAGCAGCCGCCGAACTGGCCGTCGAGATCGTCGTCAACATCCAGGGCGACGAGCCGCTCATCGAGCCTTCCGTTATTGACGCCCTTGCCGCGCCTCTCATCGAGGACTCGTCCATTCCCATGGGCACGCTCATGTCGCGCATCACCGAGCCCGCGGACCTGCACGACCCCAACGTGGTCAAGGTCGTGGTTGACCGGAACAGCTTCGCCCTCTACTTCTCGCGCACGCTCATCCCCTATGCGCGAGAGGTGAAGACCGAAGACGTGATGTACTACTACCATCCCGGACTATACGTGTACCGCAAGGACTTCCTGCTCACCTATGCCTCTCTGCCGCCGACGCCGCTGGAGAAGACCGAGAAGCTGGAGCAGCTGCGGGCGATGGAGCACGGTTACCGTATCAAGGTCGTCGAGACCGCGCACCGCCCGGTGAGCGTGGACACGCCCCACGACCTCGAGCACGTCAAACACCTCATGCAGCGCGGGCGGTGA
- a CDS encoding histidine phosphatase family protein yields the protein MRLYLIRHGESGGNAGTDHSDDPALTERGWRQAKLVAQALADEGIEALRASPLTRALETASEISATLGLSISAWPDLAEKWGSRCDVVTRSDIVRRWPEVILPADMPERWWPEKLPEDEPAAYVRAARVEEAMRRRFEATEARVALVGHGTFGAILMSRFLGAPPCGSTRFSQSNCCISVIEVLPGRAKMVFQNRTAHLPANLIT from the coding sequence ATGCGTCTGTATCTCATCCGACACGGTGAATCCGGCGGCAACGCCGGCACCGACCACTCCGACGATCCAGCACTGACCGAGCGCGGCTGGCGGCAGGCGAAGCTGGTGGCGCAGGCGCTGGCGGACGAGGGCATCGAGGCGCTGCGCGCGAGCCCGCTGACGCGGGCGCTGGAGACCGCGTCCGAGATCTCTGCGACGCTGGGGCTGTCGATCAGCGCGTGGCCGGACCTCGCGGAGAAGTGGGGCTCCCGCTGTGACGTAGTCACTCGCAGCGATATCGTGCGCCGGTGGCCGGAGGTGATCCTGCCCGCTGACATGCCGGAGCGGTGGTGGCCGGAGAAGCTGCCCGAGGATGAACCGGCTGCATATGTCCGCGCCGCGCGCGTCGAAGAGGCGATGCGCAGGAGGTTCGAGGCGACGGAGGCGCGGGTGGCCTTGGTCGGCCACGGCACGTTCGGTGCGATCCTGATGAGCCGGTTCCTCGGCGCGCCGCCGTGCGGCTCCACGCGGTTCAGCCAGTCCAACTGCTGTATCAGCGTCATCGAGGTGCTCCCCGGCCGCGCGAAGATGGTCTTCCAGAACCGCACCGCGCACCTGCCGGCGAACCTGATCACGTGA
- a CDS encoding radical SAM protein has translation MSNPLAERARWHLSREAGAVIKDHGQGLRFALVYPNTYYVGMSNLGVHAVYQLLNARPDVICERAFMPDRGYDSADRRLPLAAIESQSPLDRFDVIGFSLSFELDYINVVDALQRARVPVFARDRDQRHPVIIAGGPCAAFNPEPLAEVVDAFVVGEAEPALDRVADALIEAQDRTDALQRLQAIRGVYVPSLYEPEYSPQGDFVRLTPAKGAPKAIRRLLVKDVDRWPTHSRVLSTDTEFGNMFLIEISRGCAHACKFCVTAPCHQPYRQRSAQHVLDIAAPGLDHRRTVGLVAAAVTDHPQLKRIVRGLREMKARISLSSMRADGASTAVVEALGESGARSITFAPEAGTDKLRRRLRKSITEQQYLAAARLAAANGIRRLRLYFMLGLPGETEADVEAIPRLVHRLRRDSDMAQVTASINAFVPKPQTAFEREAMAPVRYLQQQLKTVRSLLHTEPGVNMTAESPNWSFIQAALARGDRRLGAVIARACEGGGSLAAWREAFAAEGLDPEHFASRARGPDEPLPWAHIG, from the coding sequence ATGAGTAACCCTCTGGCTGAGCGCGCGCGCTGGCATCTGTCGCGGGAGGCCGGCGCTGTCATAAAGGATCACGGGCAGGGACTTCGCTTCGCGCTCGTGTATCCGAACACGTATTACGTCGGGATGTCGAATCTCGGCGTGCACGCGGTGTACCAGCTCCTCAACGCCAGGCCCGATGTGATCTGCGAGCGCGCCTTCATGCCCGACCGCGGTTACGACTCTGCGGATCGGCGCCTGCCGCTGGCGGCGATCGAATCGCAGTCACCCCTCGATCGCTTCGACGTCATCGGCTTCAGCCTCTCGTTCGAGCTTGACTACATCAACGTGGTGGACGCGCTGCAGCGCGCGCGGGTGCCGGTGTTCGCGCGGGATCGCGACCAGCGACATCCCGTCATCATCGCGGGCGGCCCGTGTGCGGCGTTCAACCCGGAGCCGCTGGCAGAGGTGGTTGATGCCTTCGTCGTCGGCGAGGCGGAGCCGGCGCTCGACCGCGTCGCGGACGCGCTCATCGAAGCGCAGGATCGCACGGATGCGTTGCAGCGCTTGCAGGCCATTCGCGGCGTGTACGTGCCGTCGCTGTACGAGCCCGAGTACTCGCCGCAGGGGGATTTCGTGCGGCTCACACCCGCCAAGGGCGCGCCGAAGGCGATTCGTCGCCTGCTGGTGAAGGATGTTGACCGCTGGCCGACGCACAGCCGCGTTCTCAGCACCGACACCGAGTTCGGCAACATGTTCCTCATCGAGATCAGCCGCGGCTGCGCGCACGCCTGCAAGTTTTGCGTCACCGCGCCGTGCCATCAGCCGTACCGCCAGCGCTCGGCGCAGCACGTGCTCGACATCGCGGCGCCGGGGCTGGATCACCGGCGCACCGTCGGCTTGGTCGCGGCGGCGGTGACCGACCATCCGCAGCTCAAGCGGATCGTGCGCGGGCTGCGGGAGATGAAGGCGCGGATCTCGCTGTCGTCCATGCGGGCTGATGGCGCCAGTACTGCGGTCGTCGAGGCGCTTGGCGAAAGCGGCGCGCGCTCAATCACCTTCGCCCCCGAGGCGGGCACGGACAAGCTGCGCCGCCGCCTGCGCAAGTCCATCACCGAGCAGCAGTATCTGGCGGCCGCGCGCCTGGCAGCGGCGAACGGCATCCGCCGCCTGCGGCTGTACTTCATGCTCGGCCTGCCCGGCGAGACGGAGGCCGACGTCGAGGCCATTCCCCGACTGGTGCACCGTCTGCGCCGAGACTCTGACATGGCTCAGGTCACCGCGAGTATCAACGCCTTCGTCCCCAAGCCCCAAACCGCGTTCGAGCGCGAGGCGATGGCGCCGGTGCGCTACCTCCAGCAGCAGTTGAAGACGGTGCGCTCGCTGCTGCACACGGAGCCAGGCGTGAACATGACCGCGGAAAGCCCGAACTGGTCGTTTATCCAGGCGGCGCTGGCCCGCGGCGACCGGCGCCTCGGCGCGGTCATTGCGCGCGCGTGCGAGGGCGGAGGATCGCTGGCGGCGTGGCGCGAGGCGTTCGCGGCGGAGGGGCTCGATCCGGAGCACTTCGCGTCGCGAGCGCGCGGCCCCGACGAGCCGCTGCCGTGGGCGCACATCGGGTAG
- a CDS encoding FAD-dependent oxidoreductase yields MSEHDWDVIIVGAGPAGVFCALELAKKSDVRVLMLEKGEDLDTRIARRNSHSREHGEACSITTGWGGAGAFSDGKLTMSPLVGGQLANFVSPDHLTSLLDEVEQTYVHFGAPERVYGADDDALGDIARKATLADLEFVPTRVRHMGTDRCLEVLQHMRTHVEQSAEVRTCAEVTEILTYEGIACGVRLADGQIIQGKYVVVAPGREGAEWFQHQADQLQLERADNPVDIGVRVELPAAVMEPLTSVVYEPKLLFNSKEFDDRVRTFCVCPYGEVVIEHSDATITVNGHSYAGKRTENTNFALLVTTRFTEPFREPIAYGRYVARLANLLSGGIIVQRLGDLTSGRRSTQERIARGMVRPTLAEATPGDLSFALPYRYLASILEMIEALDHMTPGVASRHTLLYGVEVKFYSARVRLTPALETQVNNLFAIGDGAGVTRGLVQASASGMIAAREIMPREGEQAP; encoded by the coding sequence ATGAGCGAGCACGACTGGGACGTTATCATCGTCGGCGCGGGGCCGGCGGGGGTTTTCTGCGCCCTTGAACTGGCGAAGAAGTCGGACGTGCGGGTGCTGATGCTGGAGAAGGGGGAGGACCTGGACACGCGCATCGCGCGGCGCAACAGCCATTCCCGCGAACACGGTGAGGCGTGCTCCATCACCACCGGCTGGGGCGGCGCGGGCGCGTTCAGCGACGGCAAGCTCACGATGTCGCCGCTGGTCGGCGGGCAGCTCGCCAATTTCGTGTCGCCGGATCACCTGACGTCGCTGCTCGACGAGGTCGAGCAGACCTACGTCCACTTCGGCGCGCCGGAACGCGTGTATGGCGCGGACGACGACGCGCTCGGGGACATCGCGCGCAAGGCCACTCTGGCGGATCTCGAGTTCGTGCCGACGCGCGTGCGGCACATGGGCACCGACCGCTGCCTCGAGGTGTTGCAGCACATGCGCACGCACGTCGAGCAGAGCGCCGAGGTGCGCACGTGCGCGGAAGTGACGGAGATCTTGACCTACGAAGGCATCGCGTGCGGAGTGCGCCTGGCGGACGGTCAGATCATCCAGGGCAAGTACGTCGTCGTCGCGCCCGGGCGCGAGGGCGCGGAATGGTTCCAGCATCAGGCGGATCAACTGCAGTTGGAGCGCGCCGACAACCCGGTTGACATCGGCGTGCGCGTTGAGCTGCCGGCGGCGGTGATGGAACCGCTGACCTCGGTGGTGTACGAGCCGAAGCTGCTGTTCAACTCCAAGGAGTTCGACGACCGCGTGCGCACGTTCTGCGTGTGCCCTTACGGCGAGGTCGTTATCGAGCACTCCGATGCGACGATCACCGTCAACGGCCACAGCTACGCGGGCAAGCGCACCGAGAACACGAACTTCGCGCTGCTGGTGACGACCAGGTTCACGGAGCCGTTCCGCGAGCCGATCGCGTACGGTAGGTACGTCGCGCGGCTGGCGAACCTGCTCAGCGGGGGGATCATCGTGCAGCGGCTGGGGGATTTGACATCCGGGCGGCGCTCGACCCAGGAGCGCATCGCGCGCGGCATGGTGCGGCCGACGCTCGCGGAGGCGACCCCCGGCGACCTCAGCTTCGCGCTGCCGTATCGGTACCTCGCGAGCATCCTGGAGATGATCGAAGCGCTGGATCACATGACCCCTGGTGTGGCGTCCCGGCATACGCTGCTGTACGGGGTGGAGGTGAAGTTCTACTCCGCGCGGGTGCGGCTGACCCCGGCGTTGGAGACGCAGGTGAATAACCTGTTCGCCATCGGCGACGGGGCCGGCGTCACGCGCGGCTTGGTGCAGGCGTCGGCGAGCGGCATGATCGCGGCGCGCGAGATCATGCCGCGGGAGGGCGAGCAGGCGCCGTAG
- a CDS encoding alpha-L-fucosidase: protein MANPRTWLIGAGIVLALHGGIALAQEAGLGTKHRTDWFRDARWGVFTHYLTGPEMSSQEWNARVNAVDVTALAAQLEEIGTKYYFITLGQNSGHYCSPNATYDAYVGIQPSKCSQRDLVADIYDAVQPKGIKLLVYLPAGAPNQDPIAVERLEWQNGPHRNWAFQARWEYVIREWSLRWGDKVCGWWFDGCYWPNEMYRFPEPPNFASFAAAARAGNPDSIVAFNPGVLNPIISVSEYEDYTAGEINEPGEVMCPGRWVDEAQFHMLSYLGPWWAAGPPRFTTEQIVGWTRAIIEKEGVVTWDVPIEADGHIPQEFVDQLKALREGLR, encoded by the coding sequence ATGGCTAATCCGCGGACATGGCTGATCGGCGCGGGCATTGTGCTCGCGTTGCACGGTGGAATCGCTCTCGCACAGGAGGCCGGATTGGGGACGAAGCATCGCACCGATTGGTTCAGGGACGCCCGCTGGGGCGTGTTCACGCATTACCTCACCGGGCCGGAGATGTCATCGCAGGAGTGGAACGCGCGGGTCAACGCGGTCGATGTCACAGCACTCGCGGCGCAGCTCGAGGAGATCGGGACGAAGTACTACTTCATCACGCTCGGGCAGAACTCGGGGCATTACTGCTCGCCCAACGCGACCTATGACGCCTACGTCGGCATACAGCCCAGCAAGTGCTCGCAGCGCGACCTGGTGGCCGACATCTACGACGCCGTGCAGCCGAAAGGCATCAAGCTGCTGGTCTATCTTCCCGCCGGCGCGCCGAACCAGGATCCGATTGCGGTCGAGCGCCTCGAATGGCAGAACGGCCCGCATCGCAACTGGGCGTTCCAGGCGCGGTGGGAATACGTGATCCGCGAGTGGTCGCTGCGCTGGGGCGACAAGGTCTGCGGGTGGTGGTTCGACGGCTGCTACTGGCCGAACGAGATGTACCGCTTTCCCGAGCCGCCGAACTTCGCGAGCTTCGCCGCCGCCGCCCGCGCGGGGAACCCGGACAGCATCGTCGCCTTCAACCCGGGCGTGCTGAACCCGATCATATCGGTGAGCGAATATGAGGATTACACGGCGGGTGAGATCAACGAGCCGGGTGAGGTGATGTGCCCGGGGCGATGGGTGGACGAGGCGCAGTTCCACATGCTGAGCTATCTCGGCCCGTGGTGGGCGGCGGGGCCGCCGCGGTTCACGACCGAGCAGATCGTCGGGTGGACGCGCGCGATCATCGAGAAAGAGGGTGTGGTGACGTGGGACGTGCCGATCGAAGCCGACGGGCACATCCCGCAGGAGTTCGTGGATCAACTCAAGGCGCTGCGCGAGGGGCTGCGGTAG
- a CDS encoding MFS transporter codes for MFERLERAYIALFREYPPLIRLAVVTGAGQLAFALLNNYALPIYLLQDLRLSGKALGAISATFLLCETLLKFPMGRLSDRFGRRPFVALGPLLICLNPIIIVRLPVSLWALVFPVRAADGAGAAALWPPLYATVGDLVKKESRAAAMSVMNTVYVLAMGGAVVVGSFAAYLLASNRAPFYIASALLFISGAVAVIALPRADRRVAAQSSDAAALMPMVPASAQPPLPAPDRAYPLPLVMLISLLMTLGVLMLANFAIPYLKLELELSPLHIGTLVITLGIPVGLLGLPLGHAADRWGKTLAVRVSLVASAALMWLIPSCRTMPAFAAVGTLLVLSHVLGTPAWLAIVSELAPTSRRGGVMGIVATAQGVGAAVAPLIAGSLWDIGPPYVFYGSAVMLTLGALVAGLTLRARTGDA; via the coding sequence GTGTTCGAACGCCTTGAACGCGCTTACATCGCGCTGTTTCGCGAGTATCCGCCGCTCATCCGTCTTGCCGTGGTAACGGGGGCCGGCCAACTCGCCTTCGCTCTCCTCAATAACTACGCGCTCCCCATTTACCTGCTCCAGGACCTCCGCCTGTCGGGAAAGGCCCTGGGGGCGATTAGCGCCACGTTTCTGCTGTGCGAGACGCTGCTCAAGTTCCCGATGGGACGGCTCTCCGACCGCTTCGGGCGCAGGCCGTTTGTCGCGCTCGGCCCGCTGCTGATCTGCCTCAACCCGATCATCATCGTGCGCCTGCCGGTCAGCCTGTGGGCGCTGGTGTTCCCGGTCCGCGCCGCCGACGGTGCGGGCGCCGCGGCGCTGTGGCCGCCGCTCTATGCCACGGTCGGAGATCTGGTTAAAAAGGAGTCGCGCGCGGCGGCCATGAGCGTCATGAATACCGTCTATGTGCTCGCCATGGGCGGGGCCGTGGTCGTCGGCTCCTTCGCCGCGTACCTCTTGGCCAGCAACCGCGCTCCGTTCTACATCGCGAGTGCGCTGCTCTTCATCAGCGGCGCCGTCGCAGTTATCGCTCTCCCGCGCGCCGACCGCCGCGTCGCCGCACAGTCATCGGACGCCGCCGCGCTGATGCCCATGGTGCCCGCGTCGGCGCAGCCGCCGCTGCCAGCGCCCGACCGCGCGTATCCGCTGCCGCTCGTCATGCTCATCAGCCTCCTTATGACCCTGGGCGTGCTCATGCTGGCGAATTTCGCCATCCCCTACTTGAAGCTCGAACTGGAGCTGTCGCCGCTTCACATCGGCACCCTCGTTATCACACTCGGCATCCCGGTGGGGCTGCTGGGGCTGCCGCTCGGCCACGCCGCCGACCGCTGGGGCAAGACCTTGGCGGTGCGCGTGTCGCTCGTCGCCTCGGCCGCGCTGATGTGGCTGATCCCGTCCTGCCGCACCATGCCCGCGTTTGCCGCGGTTGGCACGCTGCTCGTCCTCAGCCACGTCCTGGGCACGCCAGCCTGGCTCGCGATCGTCTCCGAGTTGGCGCCGACGAGCCGCCGCGGCGGCGTCATGGGCATCGTGGCGACGGCCCAAGGGGTCGGCGCAGCGGTGGCGCCCCTGATCGCGGGGTCGCTGTGGGACATCGGGCCCCCGTACGTCTTCTACGGCAGCGCGGTGATGCTGACCCTGGGCGCGCTCGTCGCCGGTCTCACTCTGCGCGCGCGGACGGGCGACGCGTAG
- a CDS encoding TIGR00375 family protein, with the protein MRTVFADLHIHIGRTFGGEMPRAPEDVGTGEPAKGGQPVKITAARDLTFANIARECAHRKGIQMAGVVDCASPAVQREIQALIASGEMIELAGGGLRFGDKTTVILACELETAEADGSCAHHISYFPSLAELRDFSRIMGALVTNLDLSSQRCRLPAQQLWEITHSCGGVFIPAHAFTPHKSIYGNCARRLSDVFDDDALTAIPALELGLSADSFMADRLAELADKTLLSNSDAHSLPKIAREYNALEIEEPTYEEFLRALRREDGRKVTANFGLDPRLGKYHRTFCPKCERIETQPPPVLACPACGAEGVVRGVLDRVSDIADYPGPRPPAHRPPYRYQVPLQFLPKLGPVALGKLLNRFGTEMAVLHHVEASELTQVVGGKLAHLIIAARDGALPLKAGGGGHYGRPLEKPAEAQLDLTIT; encoded by the coding sequence ATGCGCACCGTTTTCGCCGACCTGCACATCCACATCGGACGGACCTTCGGCGGGGAGATGCCGCGCGCGCCCGAGGACGTCGGCACCGGCGAGCCGGCGAAGGGCGGCCAGCCCGTCAAAATCACTGCCGCGCGCGACCTGACCTTCGCCAACATCGCACGTGAGTGCGCCCACCGCAAAGGCATCCAAATGGCGGGCGTGGTGGACTGCGCGTCGCCCGCCGTGCAGCGCGAAATCCAGGCTCTCATCGCCAGCGGCGAAATGATCGAGCTGGCCGGCGGCGGCCTGCGCTTCGGCGACAAGACGACCGTCATCCTTGCCTGCGAACTGGAAACGGCCGAGGCCGACGGTTCCTGCGCGCATCACATCTCCTACTTCCCGTCCCTCGCCGAGCTGCGCGACTTCAGCCGCATCATGGGCGCCCTGGTCACCAACCTCGACCTCAGCTCCCAGCGCTGCCGCCTGCCGGCGCAACAGCTGTGGGAGATCACCCATTCCTGCGGCGGCGTCTTCATCCCGGCGCACGCCTTCACCCCGCACAAGAGCATCTACGGCAACTGCGCGCGGCGGCTCAGCGACGTGTTCGATGACGACGCGCTGACCGCCATCCCCGCGCTCGAACTCGGCCTCTCCGCCGATTCGTTCATGGCCGATCGCCTGGCGGAGCTGGCCGACAAGACGCTGCTGTCCAATTCCGACGCGCACTCCCTGCCCAAGATCGCGCGCGAGTACAACGCGCTCGAAATCGAGGAGCCGACCTACGAGGAGTTCCTGCGCGCCTTGCGCCGCGAGGACGGCCGCAAGGTCACCGCCAACTTCGGCCTCGACCCGCGGTTGGGCAAGTACCACCGCACCTTCTGCCCGAAGTGCGAGCGCATCGAAACGCAGCCGCCGCCGGTGCTGGCGTGTCCCGCGTGCGGCGCAGAAGGCGTCGTACGCGGCGTCCTCGATCGTGTCTCTGATATCGCCGATTATCCCGGACCGCGGCCACCGGCGCACCGACCGCCGTATCGCTACCAGGTGCCGCTCCAGTTCCTGCCGAAGCTGGGGCCGGTGGCGCTGGGCAAGCTGCTCAACCGCTTCGGCACCGAGATGGCGGTGCTGCATCACGTCGAGGCATCGGAGCTGACACAGGTCGTCGGGGGCAAGCTGGCGCACCTCATCATCGCGGCCCGGGACGGCGCGCTGCCCCTCAAGGCCGGCGGCGGCGGGCATTATGGCCGGCCGCTGGAAAAGCCCGCCGAGGCGCAGTTGGATCTGACCATCACGTAG
- a CDS encoding dTMP kinase, with amino-acid sequence MLITVEGIDGAGKTTHARMLADWLRQRGHDVVLTREPGGSKLGERLRPLILDGGATEVTAAAELFLYAADRAQHVEEVIRPALGEGQTVVCERYADSTTAYQGYGRELDLEFVRRLNEVATGGVEPDLTILLDLAPDAARQRMAHTPDRLEREEPAFHHRIVEGYRELARAHGERIKVVDAAPPRDEVFQGVAQVVEAFLSERRPDP; translated from the coding sequence ATCTTAATCACGGTCGAAGGCATAGACGGCGCGGGCAAGACCACGCACGCGCGCATGCTCGCCGACTGGCTGCGCCAACGGGGACACGACGTCGTGCTCACCCGCGAGCCGGGCGGGTCGAAGCTCGGCGAGAGGCTGCGGCCGCTGATCCTCGACGGCGGCGCGACCGAGGTCACCGCCGCCGCCGAGCTGTTCCTCTACGCCGCGGACCGGGCGCAGCACGTCGAGGAGGTAATCCGCCCCGCCCTCGGCGAAGGACAAACCGTGGTCTGCGAGCGCTACGCCGATTCTACGACGGCGTATCAGGGCTATGGCCGCGAGCTCGATCTGGAATTCGTGCGCCGTCTCAACGAGGTCGCGACCGGCGGCGTGGAGCCGGATCTGACCATACTGCTGGATTTGGCGCCCGACGCGGCGCGCCAGCGCATGGCGCACACGCCCGATCGGCTGGAGCGCGAGGAGCCGGCGTTTCATCATCGGATCGTCGAGGGTTACCGCGAGTTGGCGCGGGCGCACGGCGAGCGGATCAAGGTGGTTGACGCGGCCCCGCCCCGAGATGAGGTGTTCCAGGGCGTGGCGCAGGTCGTCGAGGCGTTCCTCAGCGAGCGCCGACCCGACCCTTGA
- a CDS encoding cyclic-di-AMP receptor, protein MKLIVAVVQDKDRRKVTDALLEAGYKFTNIASTGGFLREGNVTYLIGVPPDQVDAVLELIGKHSKTREQFVNVFPPTIEPIGTCMPSPVKVTVGGAVIFVVDVEQSKTL, encoded by the coding sequence GTGAAGCTCATCGTAGCCGTGGTGCAGGATAAGGACCGGCGCAAGGTCACGGACGCTCTGCTCGAGGCTGGCTACAAGTTCACCAACATCGCCAGCACCGGCGGATTCCTGCGCGAGGGGAACGTGACCTATCTCATCGGCGTGCCTCCGGATCAGGTGGACGCCGTGCTCGAACTCATCGGCAAGCATTCGAAGACCCGCGAGCAGTTCGTCAACGTCTTCCCGCCGACGATCGAGCCCATCGGCACCTGCATGCCGAGTCCGGTCAAGGTGACCGTCGGCGGCGCCGTGATCTTCGTCGTGGACGTCGAGCAGTCCAAGACACTGTAG
- a CDS encoding DUF348 domain-containing protein — MPPSGRVRGTCREQPVLAAAVRVSAIIAIAIACSIVILPSVDTGVSQVLAASDAAEQVTVTLIADGRERSVTTEPVTVAELVAGARIALSELDRVEPGLDELVSQGLVVRVVRVTHQQVTREIEIPVTARVRYDARVHKPIVLHDGSPGRAVAVLDIWTKDGDETERAVVSQRVIEPMKPRLVVRGTRSLPSRGGEVLHMEATGYDPGPRSCGRYASGRTAIGLKAGKGVVAVDPRVIPLGTKLYVDGYGECVAGDVGRAIKGRRIDLGFDTYREALSWGRRMVKVRILE, encoded by the coding sequence ATGCCGCCTAGTGGCCGCGTCCGGGGGACATGCCGCGAGCAGCCGGTGCTTGCTGCCGCAGTTCGAGTATCTGCCATAATTGCGATCGCCATCGCGTGCAGCATCGTCATCTTGCCGTCCGTTGACACCGGTGTGAGTCAGGTCCTCGCGGCCAGCGACGCGGCGGAGCAAGTGACCGTCACCCTCATCGCGGACGGTCGGGAACGCTCGGTTACGACAGAGCCGGTCACCGTCGCCGAGCTGGTCGCCGGCGCGCGCATCGCCCTCAGCGAATTGGACCGCGTCGAACCCGGGCTCGACGAACTGGTGTCGCAGGGCCTGGTCGTGCGCGTGGTGCGCGTGACCCACCAGCAAGTGACACGCGAGATCGAGATCCCGGTCACCGCCCGCGTGCGCTACGACGCGCGCGTCCACAAGCCCATCGTCCTTCACGATGGCTCGCCGGGCCGAGCGGTCGCGGTACTCGACATCTGGACCAAGGACGGCGACGAAACCGAACGCGCAGTGGTATCGCAGCGCGTGATCGAGCCGATGAAACCGCGCCTCGTGGTGCGCGGCACGAGGTCGCTGCCCTCGCGCGGCGGGGAAGTGCTGCACATGGAGGCGACGGGCTATGATCCCGGGCCCCGCAGCTGCGGGCGATACGCCAGCGGCCGCACGGCCATCGGGCTCAAGGCGGGCAAGGGCGTGGTCGCGGTGGACCCGCGCGTCATCCCGCTCGGCACCAAGCTCTACGTTGACGGCTACGGCGAGTGCGTCGCCGGTGACGTCGGGCGCGCGATCAAAGGCCGCCGCATAGACCTCGGCTTCGACACCTACCGCGAGGCGCTCTCCTGGGGCCGCCGCATGGTCAAGGTGCGCATCCTCGAATAG
- a CDS encoding DUF72 domain-containing protein gives MIYIGTSGFKFADWKGSFYPEGLSDRDWLTYYGERFDCVEVNSTYYRLVHPRTFFHMANKVPAGFQFTVKAYGGLTHEPSESRDADFESFIGSLQPLIEADKFGCVLAQFPHRFHNTQENRAYLAEFGERFTGLPLVVEFRSREWAEQPVFDFLREHGVGYCAVDEPQFKSLMPPVAVATSPVGYVRFHGRNYEKWWKGDNKTRYDYLYSEDELREWVPKIDQLQQETEKVYVFMNNCFGGKAATNAAQMKELLQQELPA, from the coding sequence ATGATCTACATCGGTACTTCGGGATTCAAATTCGCGGATTGGAAGGGCAGCTTCTATCCGGAGGGCCTGTCGGACCGGGACTGGCTCACGTACTACGGCGAGCGGTTCGACTGCGTGGAGGTCAACTCGACGTACTACCGCCTGGTGCATCCGCGCACGTTCTTCCACATGGCGAACAAGGTTCCGGCGGGCTTCCAGTTCACGGTGAAGGCGTACGGCGGGCTGACGCACGAGCCGAGCGAGTCGCGCGACGCGGATTTCGAGTCGTTCATCGGTTCGCTGCAGCCCTTGATCGAGGCCGACAAGTTCGGCTGCGTGCTGGCGCAGTTTCCGCATCGCTTTCACAACACGCAGGAGAACCGCGCGTATCTCGCCGAGTTCGGGGAGCGGTTCACGGGGCTGCCGTTGGTGGTGGAGTTTCGCAGCCGCGAGTGGGCGGAGCAGCCGGTGTTCGATTTCCTGCGCGAGCACGGGGTGGGCTACTGCGCGGTGGACGAGCCGCAGTTCAAGAGCCTGATGCCGCCGGTCGCGGTGGCGACGTCGCCGGTCGGCTATGTGCGGTTCCACGGTCGCAACTACGAGAAGTGGTGGAAGGGCGACAACAAGACGCGCTACGACTACCTCTACAGCGAGGATGAGCTGCGCGAGTGGGTGCCGAAGATCGATCAGCTCCAGCAAGAGACGGAGAAGGTCTACGTGTTCATGAACAACTGCTTCGGCGGCAAGGCGGCGACCAATGCCGCGCAGATGAAGGAGCTGCTGCAGCAGGAGTTGCCGGCATAG